In a single window of the Diospyros lotus cultivar Yz01 chromosome 10, ASM1463336v1, whole genome shotgun sequence genome:
- the LOC127811905 gene encoding uncharacterized protein LOC127811905, with the protein MIMAQKGSRSKSRSKSKSGGRQEKRGSLRRRSSPLRKNSEGEGAVSRRKDEHECQLKTFVILKLGWISKSTAEDIKKWIESFGAFESEEVESEKLTMTGKVDTKRLRETVSGKAQLKNKIDVEKGPKRRSCRWIEKRRRRRPKR; encoded by the exons ATGATCATGGCTCAG AAGGGCAGTCGATCGAAGAGCAGGAGCAAGAGCAAGAGCGGTGGCAGGCAAGAGAAGAGGGGGAGCCTCCGACGGAGGAGCAGCCCACTCAGAAAGAACTCCGAAGGAGAAGGTGCAGTAAGTAGAAGGAAAGACGAACACGAATGTCAACTCAAAACATTTGTTATATTGAAGCTCGGTTGGATTTCGAAGAGTACTGCAGAAGATATCAAGAAGTGGATTGAAAGCTTTGGAG CCTTTGAATCCGAAGAAGTTGAGTCGGAGAAGCTGACGATGACCGGAAAAGTGGACACGAAGAGGCTGCGAGAGACGGTCTCGGGGAAGGCCCAGctcaaaaacaaaattgacGTTGAAAAAGGCCCCAAAAGAAGAAGCTGCAGGTGGATTGAGAAAAGACGACGACGGCGGCCAAAACGATAA
- the LOC127811258 gene encoding ubiquitin carboxyl-terminal hydrolase 2-like, producing MKMISAPRTRVFAERNRSLDIAKNPGPSIVDGGSGFVVKGLINLNNICFFSSVLQNLLSVNRLRAHFMEMVEQVGPLHMALKNLVNETSPATRSREAISPICIFQCLAEKVPKYEGCQQHDSHELLRCLLDELNEEELRNQGPNVIKSTFGGRISSTISCLECASSSRVDEQYLDLSLPIPSKKLPCGKLGSVSGKKRKLESPHLDVNSNSCQNVTVLQPPCGATSSFQQTGMDICKIIEDAVARVTRSESSGPSITPNEKPSVPANLSTDEEFETEASKRDETLRRECGVSPPAMDSKCNESLDYLFEDLLENKIAECGPINYYSESLPDEVVNIDSPVSLESCFACFTKLERLNCWQCSDCIKQKRVQSEKNDALRGGTSGQAVGSELRGSGSDNDRSNPESMKKKRGGTKRILIDQAPPVLTIHLKRFIQGPDGRLSKLASHVDFRYALDLAPFMEPRSLETDEYQYRLIGMVEHLGTMGEGHYVAYVRGLKITRGDGTENTDSAWYRVSDDHVLEASLEEVLLAEAYILFYEKL from the exons ATGAAGATGATCTCGGCCCCGAGAACAAGAGTCTTCGCAGAAAGAAATCGAAGCCTTGACATCGCTAAAAACCCCGGTCCCAGTATCGTGGATGGAGGAAGTGGTTTTGTAGTCAAGGGCTTGATCAATTTAAACAACATCTGTTTCTTTAGTTCCGTCCTCCAGAATCTCTTATCGGTTAACAGGCTTCGTGCTCATTTCATGGAAATGGTCGAGCAAGTTGGACCTCTACACATGGCTCTTAAGAACCTCGTCAATGAAACTAGTCCAGCCACCAGGTCGAGAGAGGCAATAAGCCCCATATGTATTTTTCAGTGCCTTGCTGAGAAGGTTCCCAAGTACGAAGGATGTCAGCAGCATGACAGTCATGAATTGCTTCGCTGTTTACTTGACGAGTTGAATGAAGAAGAGCTAAGAAATCAGGGTCCTAATGTCATTAAATCTACCTTTGGGGGGCGAATATCCAGTACCATTTCTTGTTTGGAGTGTGCAAGCTCTTCAAGAGTGGATGAGCAGTATCTTGATCTCTCACTGCCAATTCCTTCCAAGAAACTCCCTTGTGGAAAGTTAGGATCGGTTTCAGGAAAGAAACGGAAACTAGAGAGCCCCCATCTTGATGTTAATAGCAATTCATGTCAAAATGTTACAGTCCTGCAGCCGCCGTGTGGTGCCACTTCTAGTTTTCAGCAAACTGGTATGGATATCTGCAAAATAATTGAGGATGCTGTAGCCCGTGTTACAAGGTCAGAATCCTCGGGGCCTAGTATAACACCAAATGAAAAGCCTTCAGTTCCAGCGAATCTCTCGACTGATGAAGAGTTTGAGACAGAGGCTTCCAAACGTGATGAGACGTTGAGAAGAGAATGTGGGGTCTCCCCGCCTGCTATGGATTCGAAATGCAACGAATCATTGGACTATTTGTTTGAGGATCTGTTGGAAAATAAGATTGCAGAATGTGGTCCTATTAATTACTATAGTGAATCTCTTCCAGATGAAGTTGTTAATATCGATTCTCCAGTGTCGTTAGAGAGTTGTTTCGCATGTTTCACAAAGCTGGAGCGTCTTAACTGTTGGCAGTGCAGTGACTGCATTAAACAGAAAAGGGTTCAATCTGAGAAGAATGATGCACTGCGGGGGGGAACCAGTGGACAAGCGGTAGGATCTGAATTGAGAGGCAGTGGCAGCGACAACGACAGATCAAACCCTGAGAgcatgaagaagaaaaggggcGGAACTAAGAGGATCCTCATTGATCAGGCACCACCTGTTCTGACCATCCACCTCAAGAGGTTCATCCAAGGCCCTGACGGTCGCCTGAGTAAGTTGGCAAGCCATGTTGATTTCAGATATGCACTTGATCTCGCGCCATTCATGGAGCCAAG GAGCTTGGAAACAGATGAGTACCAGTATCGTCTGATTGGCATGGTGGAGCATCTTGGGACCATGGGGGAAGGCCACTACGTCGCATATGTGAGAGGCTTAAAGATCACAAGGGGCGATGGCACAGAAAACACTGATTCTGCGTGGTACCGTGTAAGCGATGACCATGTCCTCGAAGCTTCTTTGGAAGAAGTTCTTCTCGCCGAGGCCTATATCCTGTTCTATGAGAAACTCTGA